In Agromyces sp. 3263, a single genomic region encodes these proteins:
- a CDS encoding heat shock protein transcriptional repressor HspR codes for MDETSPLFVISIAAELAGMHPQTLRQYDRLGLVSPTRTAGKSRRYSMRDVAQLREIAQLSSEGVSLEGIRRVLDLEDEVTVLRDRVRELEAMLADELLNRPGRRVFAAGSAGDIVSLRAGTRVRRENAVVVWRPLERG; via the coding sequence ATGGACGAGACCAGCCCCCTCTTCGTGATCTCGATCGCGGCGGAGCTGGCCGGCATGCACCCGCAGACGCTGCGGCAGTACGACCGCCTGGGCCTCGTGTCGCCCACCCGCACCGCCGGCAAGTCCCGCCGCTACTCGATGCGCGACGTCGCGCAGTTGCGTGAGATCGCCCAGCTGTCGAGCGAGGGCGTGAGCCTCGAGGGCATCCGCCGCGTGCTCGACCTCGAGGACGAGGTGACGGTGCTGCGCGACCGGGTGCGCGAGCTCGAGGCGATGCTCGCCGACGAGCTGCTCAACCGACCCGGGCGGCGCGTGTTCGCCGCCGGGTCGGCGGGCGACATCGTGTCGCTGCGCGCCGGCACCCGGGTGCGCCGCGAGAACGCCGTCGTCGTGTGGCGGCCGCTCGAGCGCGGCTAG
- a CDS encoding DnaJ C-terminal domain-containing protein produces MASQDWFDKDFYKVLGVSKDVSEAELKKAYRKLARKYHPDSNPGDAASEARFKEISEAHSVLSDPEQRKEYDAIRAMGSGARFTAPGGGGGAGGFEDVFGTMFGGQGGGRQQYTFQQGGDYDDLLGGLFGGGRFGQPSGGYRGFGGPSRGRDVTASTTLDFITATKGEQITLETSDGKPITVRIPAGVADGQKIKLRGKGHPSPDGGEPGDLILTVHVRKHPVFERDGLNLRVNVPVTFTEATLGATIQVPTLGGEPVKLRVAPGTPSGRVLRVKGRGVQTSKGTGDLLAVVQVAVPSHLSKEAEEKLEEFAALLPDENPRDDLLAKARAQR; encoded by the coding sequence GTGGCCAGTCAGGATTGGTTCGACAAGGACTTCTACAAGGTGCTCGGCGTCTCCAAGGACGTGAGCGAGGCGGAGCTCAAGAAGGCCTACCGCAAGCTCGCACGCAAGTACCACCCCGACTCGAACCCGGGCGACGCCGCCTCCGAGGCGCGGTTCAAGGAGATCAGCGAGGCGCACTCGGTGCTCTCCGACCCCGAGCAGCGCAAGGAGTACGACGCGATCCGGGCGATGGGCTCGGGCGCACGGTTCACCGCGCCCGGCGGTGGCGGTGGCGCGGGCGGCTTCGAGGACGTGTTCGGCACGATGTTCGGCGGCCAGGGCGGCGGCCGGCAGCAGTACACGTTCCAGCAGGGCGGCGACTACGACGACCTGCTCGGCGGCCTCTTCGGCGGCGGCCGGTTCGGGCAGCCGAGCGGCGGCTACCGTGGCTTCGGCGGCCCGTCGCGCGGGCGCGACGTCACGGCCTCGACGACGCTCGACTTCATCACCGCCACCAAGGGCGAGCAGATCACCCTCGAGACCTCCGACGGCAAGCCCATCACGGTGCGCATCCCGGCCGGCGTGGCCGACGGCCAGAAGATCAAGCTGCGCGGCAAGGGGCACCCCTCGCCCGACGGCGGGGAGCCCGGCGACCTGATCCTCACCGTGCACGTGCGCAAGCACCCCGTGTTCGAGCGCGACGGCCTCAACCTGCGCGTCAACGTGCCCGTGACATTCACCGAGGCGACGCTCGGCGCCACCATCCAGGTGCCGACGCTCGGGGGCGAGCCCGTGAAGCTCCGAGTGGCGCCCGGCACGCCCAGCGGACGGGTGCTGCGCGTCAAGGGCCGCGGCGTGCAGACCTCGAAGGGCACGGGCGACCTCCTCGCCGTCGTGCAGGTGGCCGTGCCGTCGCACCTCTCGAAGGAGGCCGAGGAGAAGCTCGAGGAGTTCGCGGCGCTCCTGCCCGACGAGAACCCGCGCGACGACCTGCTCGCCAAGGCACGGGCGCAGCGCTAG
- a CDS encoding nucleotide exchange factor GrpE — translation MSDENQNHDEPVIRDKRRIDPETGQVRQPAPDAGEATDAAGATDAAADAAAASAPADADEDVLTVDDILNAAQAEVQEPTDEHLADLKRVTAEYANYRKRTEANREIERERAVGAAVAVLLPVLDDLDRAEKHGDLEGDAPFATIAAKLRGAVEKLGLTPFGEVGEPFDPQRHEAIFQQPSDEVEVDTVADVVETGYTLGGTLLRAAKVVVKTPL, via the coding sequence ATGTCGGACGAGAACCAGAACCACGACGAGCCGGTCATCCGCGACAAGCGGCGGATCGACCCCGAGACGGGTCAGGTTCGCCAGCCGGCCCCCGACGCCGGTGAGGCGACGGATGCCGCAGGGGCGACGGATGCCGCAGCAGACGCTGCCGCGGCATCCGCGCCGGCCGACGCCGACGAGGACGTCCTGACCGTCGACGACATCCTGAACGCCGCCCAGGCCGAGGTGCAGGAGCCGACCGACGAGCACCTCGCCGACCTCAAGCGGGTCACCGCCGAGTACGCGAACTACCGCAAGCGCACCGAGGCGAATCGCGAGATCGAGCGCGAGCGCGCGGTCGGCGCGGCCGTCGCGGTGCTGCTGCCGGTGCTCGACGACCTCGACCGGGCCGAGAAGCACGGCGACCTCGAGGGCGACGCCCCGTTCGCGACGATCGCGGCGAAGCTGCGCGGCGCCGTCGAGAAGCTCGGGCTCACCCCGTTCGGCGAGGTGGGCGAGCCGTTCGACCCGCAGCGCCACGAGGCGATCTTCCAGCAGCCGTCCGACGAGGTCGAGGTCGACACGGTCGCCGACGTCGTCGAGACCGGCTACACGCTGGGCGGCACGCTGCTGCGCGCCGCGAAGGTGGTCGTGAAGACGCCGCTGTAA